In [Leptolyngbya] sp. PCC 7376, a genomic segment contains:
- the uvrC gene encoding excinuclease ABC subunit UvrC, whose translation MTTLLQSPLMKDPERLQQRLKEIPAEPGVYFMHSRQGDILYIGKSKTLRNRVRSYFRESRMHSPRIEMMVQQVAEIEFIVTDTEAEALALEANLIKRHQPYYNVLLKDDKKYPYVCITWSEDYPRFFVTRKRSLGRKGDRYYGPYVDSRLLRYTLGLMKRIFPLRQRRKPLFKNRTCLNYDIGRCPGVCQKVVSPDEYRQTVQKVAMVFQGRSNELVEALTEQMMQAAENERFEKAAQLRDQIKAVSALNADQKVSLPDDRVSRDVIALAADDHHCAIQLFQVRAGRLVGRLGFFTELPENLGEDRDVEYGKILQHVLENHYANVDGVEIPSEILVQYPLRDQEWLAGFLGDRRNAKVQIIQPQRQLKADLIAMVERNAQHELNRTQRAADRNLKAMEDLATLLDLPELPKRIEGYDISHIQGSNAVASQVVFIDGVPAKQDYRHYKIKNPDIHIGRSDDFASMAEIMRRRFRKGLTKDAPDLIMIDGGKGQLSAVMKVMEDLDLVDKLNIVSLAKKQEQVYFPYESEPISSEKDQPGIQLLRRVRDESHRFAVSFHRQQRMKSSRRSQLDDIPRLGHHRKKQLLAHFHSLDYLREAKPEQIAEVKGIGPRLAEDIYNYFHPKN comes from the coding sequence ATGACGACCCTCCTCCAAAGCCCATTAATGAAAGACCCTGAAAGGTTGCAGCAGCGCCTCAAGGAAATCCCAGCGGAACCGGGTGTGTATTTTATGCACAGTCGTCAGGGCGATATTTTGTATATCGGCAAATCGAAAACTCTACGAAATCGGGTGCGGTCTTATTTTCGGGAATCGCGGATGCATAGCCCTCGCATCGAAATGATGGTGCAGCAGGTCGCCGAAATCGAGTTTATTGTCACCGATACCGAAGCTGAAGCCCTTGCCCTCGAAGCAAACCTCATTAAGCGCCATCAGCCCTATTACAACGTTCTGCTGAAGGACGACAAGAAATATCCCTATGTCTGCATTACATGGTCGGAGGATTATCCACGCTTTTTTGTCACTCGTAAGCGCTCTCTCGGTCGTAAAGGCGATCGATATTATGGCCCCTATGTAGACAGTAGGTTGCTGCGATATACCTTGGGCTTGATGAAGCGAATTTTCCCATTGCGACAACGACGGAAGCCTCTATTTAAAAACCGCACCTGCTTGAATTACGATATTGGTCGCTGTCCGGGGGTTTGTCAGAAAGTTGTGTCGCCAGATGAATATCGTCAAACCGTGCAAAAAGTGGCGATGGTTTTTCAAGGGCGCAGTAATGAACTCGTCGAAGCGCTGACTGAGCAGATGATGCAGGCTGCTGAAAATGAGCGATTTGAAAAAGCCGCGCAACTGCGGGATCAGATTAAGGCGGTTAGTGCTCTCAATGCCGACCAAAAAGTAAGTTTGCCGGATGACCGAGTGTCCCGCGATGTGATCGCCCTGGCAGCGGATGACCACCATTGCGCAATCCAGTTGTTTCAAGTGCGTGCTGGGCGATTAGTTGGACGGTTGGGATTTTTTACTGAGTTACCCGAAAACCTTGGGGAAGACCGCGATGTTGAGTACGGCAAAATTTTGCAACATGTCCTGGAGAACCATTATGCGAATGTCGATGGAGTCGAAATTCCGTCCGAGATTTTGGTGCAATATCCTCTCCGCGATCAGGAATGGCTCGCAGGATTTTTAGGCGATCGCCGCAACGCGAAAGTACAAATTATCCAACCGCAGCGACAACTAAAAGCAGACCTAATTGCAATGGTGGAACGCAACGCCCAACATGAACTGAATCGTACCCAACGCGCTGCCGATAGAAACCTGAAAGCGATGGAAGACTTGGCGACATTGCTCGATTTGCCCGAATTGCCGAAGCGAATTGAAGGCTATGACATTTCCCATATCCAGGGTTCAAATGCCGTTGCCTCGCAGGTTGTGTTTATTGATGGTGTGCCTGCAAAACAGGATTATCGCCACTACAAAATTAAGAACCCAGATATTCATATTGGCCGTTCAGATGACTTTGCGAGTATGGCGGAGATTATGCGTCGTCGTTTCCGCAAAGGTCTGACAAAAGATGCTCCCGACCTAATCATGATCGATGGTGGTAAAGGCCAATTGTCGGCGGTGATGAAGGTAATGGAAGACCTCGACCTTGTCGACAAACTCAACATTGTCAGTCTCGCGAAGAAACAAGAACAGGTTTATTTCCCCTACGAATCTGAACCCATTTCTAGCGAAAAAGACCAGCCCGGTATCCAGTTATTACGACGCGTCCGTGATGAATCCCACCGTTTTGCCGTAAGTTTCCATCGCCAACAACGCATGAAATCTAGTCGGCGATCGCAACTTGATGACATCCCTAGACTCGGCCATCATCGAAAAAAACAACTTTTAGCCCATTTCCATTCCCTCGACTATCTCCGCGAAGCCAAACCCGAGCAAATCGCAGAGGTGAAAGGAATTGGTCCTCGCTTAGCCGAAGATATTTATAACTACTTTCACCCAAAAAATTAA
- a CDS encoding SUMF1/EgtB/PvdO family nonheme iron enzyme, which translates to MPRNVAITIGVNHYQYERSLEFAGNDAKAMQSYLQRNGFEEVILYADGEKDYQPELTNLLIGIKRISNTVRLGKEDSFWFFFSGHGGRQEGRDYLLPTYGSSQTLERSAIAIEEVVRALRRCGAGNLVLILDACRNVIPNYGKGSHQTLELVKQAGIITLFSCEPGQKSYELKDLKQGAFTYGLLQALEGEYHPSRCNAQQLSKYLRETVPNLVAEKLKSQQCPYVIAEPIEKATQMLLPVPQRVVTNIPGSSHNTDIKSLMWDAMVATQQQQWQQAEKLWEQVVIHANDPKDRQQALEQLRYVGSQQVKAPEFASPKPEAVVLKSEEKAAKTLPKSLVEELGNGVKLEMILIPKGNFLMGNTDEEVARLIKESGDDWYNCEKPLHRVEITEAFYLGKFQVTQGQWQAVMGDDNPSHFKKGDDYPVEQVSWDDCQKFLEKLNQKTGKQYRLPSEAEWEYACRAGTTRRYYFGDNAEQLGDYAWFADNSGDKRLDSAEIWRIDSANYGGRITGNNCRIHPVGQKKPNQFGLYDMYGNIWEWCEDSWEDSYKISRNQKPFVNSGAKKVIRGGSWISNPRNCRSAYRNYNTPGVRNYSVGFRVVCVP; encoded by the coding sequence ATGCCTCGCAATGTCGCCATCACCATCGGCGTAAATCATTATCAATATGAACGCTCGCTGGAGTTTGCAGGGAATGATGCGAAAGCGATGCAGTCCTATCTTCAGCGGAATGGCTTTGAGGAAGTGATTCTCTACGCGGACGGGGAAAAAGATTATCAGCCAGAGTTGACGAACTTGCTGATCGGCATCAAGCGAATTTCGAATACGGTGCGTTTAGGAAAAGAGGATAGTTTTTGGTTTTTCTTTAGTGGTCATGGCGGTCGGCAAGAGGGCAGGGATTATCTTTTACCCACATATGGTTCTTCTCAAACTTTAGAGCGTTCGGCGATCGCCATCGAGGAAGTCGTTCGAGCTTTAAGGCGTTGTGGTGCGGGAAATCTCGTTCTGATTTTGGATGCTTGTCGGAATGTTATTCCAAATTATGGCAAGGGTAGCCACCAAACTTTAGAGCTGGTAAAGCAAGCAGGAATTATTACGCTATTTTCCTGTGAGCCGGGTCAGAAATCCTATGAGCTAAAGGATCTAAAACAGGGAGCTTTTACCTATGGTTTATTGCAGGCGCTGGAAGGTGAATATCATCCCAGTCGTTGTAATGCCCAACAGCTCAGCAAATATTTGCGGGAAACGGTGCCAAATTTGGTGGCAGAAAAACTGAAGTCACAGCAATGTCCCTATGTGATCGCAGAGCCGATAGAAAAGGCGACTCAGATGTTATTGCCGGTGCCGCAACGGGTGGTGACAAATATTCCTGGTTCATCGCACAACACTGATATCAAAAGTCTGATGTGGGATGCGATGGTCGCGACTCAGCAACAGCAGTGGCAACAAGCAGAAAAGTTGTGGGAACAGGTTGTCATTCACGCGAACGATCCGAAAGATAGGCAGCAGGCACTAGAGCAGCTCAGATATGTGGGCAGTCAGCAGGTAAAAGCTCCAGAATTTGCTTCGCCGAAACCGGAGGCTGTTGTCCTGAAATCTGAGGAAAAAGCAGCTAAAACTTTGCCGAAATCGCTGGTGGAAGAACTAGGGAATGGGGTGAAGCTGGAGATGATTCTTATACCAAAAGGAAACTTCTTGATGGGGAATACCGATGAAGAAGTGGCGAGATTAATTAAAGAATCAGGTGATGACTGGTACAACTGTGAAAAGCCTTTGCATCGAGTTGAAATCACGGAAGCGTTTTATCTTGGCAAGTTTCAAGTAACGCAGGGGCAATGGCAAGCAGTAATGGGAGATGATAATCCGTCACATTTCAAAAAGGGTGATGATTATCCCGTGGAACAGGTGTCATGGGATGACTGCCAAAAGTTTCTAGAGAAGTTAAATCAGAAAACGGGCAAACAATATCGATTACCAAGTGAGGCAGAGTGGGAATATGCTTGTCGTGCCGGAACGACTCGGCGGTATTACTTTGGAGATAATGCAGAGCAATTGGGTGATTATGCTTGGTTCGCGGACAATAGCGGTGATAAAAGACTTGATAGTGCAGAAATTTGGCGCATAGATTCAGCAAATTATGGAGGACGAATTACAGGAAATAATTGTAGAATCCATCCCGTGGGTCAGAAAAAGCCAAATCAATTTGGACTGTACGACATGTATGGAAATATCTGGGAATGGTGTGAGGATAGCTGGGAAGACAGCTACAAAATATCAAGAAACCAAAAACCTTTTGTAAATTCTGGTGCTAAAAAAGTTATTCGCGGCGGCTCTTGGATCAGTAATCCGCGCAATTGCCGTTCTGCGTACCGCAACTACAATACCCCCGGCGTTCGCAACTACAGTGTCGGTTTCCGTGTTGTGTGTGTGCCCTGA
- a CDS encoding J domain-containing protein has product MPSIPDHYRTLNISPRATQQEIKIAYRKLAKQFHPDVCETTAQQGKERIVEINQAYEVLGDEQHRRQYDHDRNAVMFRGIRSAQGVNVKPRRSTEVDLEVWLKKIYRPLNRTINAVIDPLEEQIEDLSADPFDDELMQVFMDYLEESKESVEQAQKIFQSLPNPANVARIARDLYYCLNHLSDGLEQFEWFTLNYSEDYLYTGQEMFHRAYQFSRQVRQAIAELG; this is encoded by the coding sequence ATGCCCTCGATTCCAGACCACTACAGAACGCTAAATATTTCACCACGGGCAACGCAGCAGGAAATCAAAATTGCTTACCGCAAACTCGCGAAGCAGTTCCACCCAGATGTTTGTGAAACCACTGCACAACAAGGGAAAGAACGTATTGTCGAGATCAATCAAGCCTATGAAGTTTTAGGGGATGAGCAGCATCGGCGGCAATATGACCATGATCGCAATGCCGTCATGTTTCGAGGGATTCGTTCTGCCCAAGGGGTGAATGTCAAGCCTCGTCGTTCGACTGAAGTGGATCTGGAGGTGTGGCTTAAGAAGATTTATCGTCCTCTGAATCGCACGATTAATGCCGTTATTGATCCGCTTGAAGAGCAAATCGAAGATTTATCGGCTGATCCGTTTGATGATGAGTTGATGCAGGTTTTTATGGATTATTTGGAAGAGTCAAAAGAATCGGTAGAACAGGCTCAAAAGATTTTCCAATCACTCCCTAATCCCGCTAATGTCGCCCGGATCGCGCGAGATTTATATTATTGTCTCAATCATCTCAGTGATGGTCTGGAACAGTTTGAATGGTTTACGCTCAACTACAGTGAGGATTATCTATACACTGGTCAGGAAATGTTTCATCGTGCCTATCAGTTCTCTCGGCAAGTACGACAGGCGATCGCCGAACTCGGTTAG
- the ribE gene encoding riboflavin synthase: MFTGLIQALGTVKALGGDRFEISISAEGAAPIMKDLEIGDSVAVDGVCLTVEVILEQGFVATASPETLNRTILGQAIARSEKVNIETSLRVGSKIGGHFVTGHVDSVGSLEKSVQTAQAWEMWFTHNRENEDTWWENIAPCLVPKGSIAVNGISLTVAECDRQGHWFKVAVIPHTYAETNLIYLQPGSWVNLEGDILGKYVQRFISYKDQSKASSITNDFLAEHGYL, translated from the coding sequence GTGTTTACTGGATTAATTCAAGCTCTCGGTACGGTAAAGGCTCTCGGGGGCGATCGCTTCGAAATTTCGATCTCAGCTGAGGGCGCAGCGCCAATTATGAAAGATTTAGAGATTGGCGACAGTGTGGCTGTAGACGGCGTTTGTCTCACGGTCGAAGTCATTTTAGAGCAAGGATTTGTGGCGACAGCTTCCCCCGAAACCCTGAACCGAACTATTCTCGGTCAGGCGATCGCCCGATCAGAGAAAGTCAATATCGAAACATCATTGCGGGTGGGCAGCAAAATAGGGGGTCACTTTGTCACAGGCCATGTGGATAGCGTTGGCAGCCTCGAAAAATCAGTGCAAACCGCCCAAGCTTGGGAAATGTGGTTCACTCACAATCGCGAGAATGAAGATACCTGGTGGGAGAATATTGCACCTTGTCTTGTGCCAAAGGGGAGTATTGCTGTCAATGGTATTAGTCTGACTGTCGCGGAGTGCGATCGCCAGGGCCATTGGTTTAAAGTTGCCGTTATTCCCCACACCTATGCCGAAACCAATTTGATTTATCTCCAGCCTGGCAGTTGGGTAAATCTTGAAGGCGATATTTTAGGGAAATATGTGCAGCGATTTATTAGCTACAAAGACCAGTCGAAAGCCTCATCCATCACCAATGATTTTCTGGCAGAACACGGCTATCTTTAA
- the thiS gene encoding sulfur carrier protein ThiS, whose product MIQVWVNGDRQSAPGELTMPKFLEHMGTNPRLVAVEYNGEILHRQLWGNTIIQEGDRLEIVTIVGGG is encoded by the coding sequence ATGATTCAAGTGTGGGTAAATGGTGATCGCCAATCAGCGCCGGGCGAGTTGACCATGCCAAAATTTTTAGAGCATATGGGAACGAATCCCCGTCTAGTTGCGGTGGAATATAACGGCGAAATCCTCCATCGTCAGCTCTGGGGAAATACGATTATTCAAGAAGGCGATCGCCTAGAGATTGTCACCATTGTCGGGGGCGGCTAA
- a CDS encoding thiamine phosphate synthase translates to MAEHSSSPQTAAIFRILDANLDRAREGLRIVEEWCRFGLDNADLAGSCKEMRQTLAQWHSEEFRAARDTPNDVGTALSHPNEENRSDLTQLLRANICRIEEALRVIEEYSKLYNGEIAQGCKQMRYQVYSLESQLFAPQLKQKLQEAYLYLVTSPHENLLGVVEEALQGGVHIVQYRDKHKNDEERYANALAMKKLCDRYGALFLVNDRVDIAAAVDADGVHLGQTDLPIATAREILGAGKIVGRSTTNPEEMDKALKEGADYVGVGPVYETPTKPGKAAAGCAYVSYAQEYCTVPWFAIGSVNTDNIHEVLEAGAQRVAVVRAIMQSEQPTLATQFFVAQLSRKQTLMRIEGAN, encoded by the coding sequence ATGGCTGAACACTCATCTTCTCCTCAAACAGCAGCAATTTTCCGGATTTTAGATGCAAATCTCGACCGCGCCCGCGAAGGCCTGCGCATTGTCGAAGAATGGTGTCGGTTTGGCTTAGATAATGCAGATCTAGCAGGCAGTTGCAAAGAGATGCGCCAAACCCTTGCTCAATGGCACAGTGAAGAATTCCGGGCTGCGCGGGATACTCCCAATGATGTTGGTACAGCCCTGAGTCACCCGAATGAAGAAAATCGTAGCGATCTCACTCAATTGCTGCGAGCAAATATCTGCCGAATCGAGGAAGCGCTGCGAGTGATCGAGGAATATAGCAAGCTTTACAACGGGGAGATTGCCCAAGGTTGTAAGCAAATGCGATATCAGGTCTATAGCCTCGAAAGTCAGCTTTTTGCTCCCCAGCTCAAACAGAAGTTGCAAGAGGCTTATCTTTATCTTGTCACCTCTCCTCATGAGAATTTATTGGGGGTAGTCGAGGAAGCGTTGCAGGGTGGTGTGCACATTGTTCAATATCGCGATAAGCACAAAAATGATGAGGAGCGATATGCAAATGCCCTTGCGATGAAAAAGTTGTGCGATCGCTACGGTGCTTTATTTCTCGTGAATGATCGGGTGGATATTGCCGCGGCAGTGGATGCGGATGGGGTACATCTTGGTCAAACAGATTTACCGATCGCCACGGCTCGCGAAATTTTAGGGGCTGGCAAAATTGTGGGTCGTTCCACAACTAATCCTGAGGAGATGGATAAGGCACTCAAGGAAGGGGCAGATTATGTGGGTGTCGGGCCTGTGTATGAAACGCCAACTAAACCAGGGAAAGCTGCGGCTGGTTGTGCTTATGTGAGCTATGCACAGGAATATTGCACTGTGCCATGGTTCGCGATTGGTAGTGTGAATACGGACAATATTCATGAGGTGCTTGAGGCCGGGGCACAGCGGGTGGCAGTCGTTCGGGCGATTATGCAAAGTGAGCAGCCAACCTTGGCGACACAATTTTTCGTGGCACAGCTCAGTCGTAAGCAAACTTTGATGCGTATCGAGGGGGCGAACTAG
- a CDS encoding DUF4231 domain-containing protein → MPHYLQEPLETVIDQLDLTAREKHFIKGRWLDQLIYADKRASRDQKKYFRLRMITIVGGVIVPALVSLNNIENTRIRNAISWITFVTSLTVAVSAAVEEFFQYGESYRRFRNTAEGMKIEGWSFFQLSGPYEDAASHAKAYKTFASHVEKIIQKDVEGYNAEMMKKQEDQEDEDDVKTVRKSVQTIEKTEKTLDDADVPVETTTVVQTETTEITTPQSEAPAVAEVVESTTPETKESSEPVEKAPTATATETPPADDTEKA, encoded by the coding sequence ATGCCACATTATCTGCAAGAGCCCCTCGAAACAGTAATCGATCAACTCGATTTGACCGCGCGAGAAAAACACTTCATTAAGGGTCGTTGGCTCGATCAGCTCATCTATGCAGATAAGCGAGCAAGTAGAGATCAGAAAAAATATTTTCGTCTACGCATGATCACCATTGTCGGTGGTGTGATTGTCCCTGCGTTGGTTAGTTTGAATAATATTGAAAATACAAGAATCCGCAATGCGATCAGTTGGATTACTTTTGTGACAAGTTTGACGGTTGCAGTTAGTGCCGCCGTTGAGGAATTTTTTCAATATGGGGAGAGCTACCGCCGCTTCCGAAATACTGCTGAGGGCATGAAAATCGAGGGTTGGTCTTTCTTCCAACTCAGTGGTCCTTATGAAGATGCCGCGAGTCACGCGAAAGCCTATAAAACATTTGCGTCCCACGTGGAAAAAATCATCCAGAAAGATGTGGAAGGTTACAACGCAGAGATGATGAAGAAGCAAGAGGATCAGGAGGATGAAGATGATGTCAAGACAGTGAGAAAATCGGTCCAGACCATCGAAAAAACAGAGAAAACTTTGGATGATGCAGATGTGCCAGTAGAAACGACCACTGTCGTACAAACTGAAACGACTGAAATTACAACACCCCAATCTGAGGCACCAGCAGTTGCAGAGGTGGTGGAGTCCACTACTCCTGAGACAAAGGAAAGTTCTGAACCTGTAGAAAAAGCTCCTACGGCTACAGCAACAGAGACACCTCCTGCTGATGACACAGAAAAAGCTTAG
- a CDS encoding 7-carboxy-7-deazaguanine synthase QueE, translating to MATVATNVVFSPVLVSPTDSLHTKTYPIVETFHSLQGEGVWCGVSAFFIRLAGCDVGCPWCDTKISWSAKHHHQVAIATLTEQVKKAMPRIIVITGGEPLMHDLKPLTDALKSLDIPLHIETSGSHPLSGEFDWITLSPKTFKQPLPEIYAFVNELKVVIDNEADFDWAESEANKINPTIPKYLQPQWENSDSKDLIFQYILKHPDWRLGLQTHKFLGVQ from the coding sequence ATGGCAACTGTCGCCACTAACGTTGTGTTCTCCCCTGTGCTCGTCTCTCCTACTGACTCGCTTCACACCAAAACTTATCCCATCGTTGAAACCTTCCATTCGTTGCAAGGAGAAGGAGTCTGGTGTGGTGTATCTGCATTTTTTATTCGGCTAGCGGGCTGCGATGTGGGCTGTCCTTGGTGCGATACAAAAATTTCTTGGAGCGCGAAACATCACCATCAGGTGGCGATCGCCACATTAACCGAGCAAGTAAAAAAAGCCATGCCGCGCATTATTGTGATCACAGGTGGTGAGCCATTAATGCATGATTTAAAACCGCTAACCGATGCGCTGAAATCTCTCGATATTCCGCTACACATCGAAACCTCTGGCTCCCATCCTCTTAGCGGTGAATTTGACTGGATTACGCTATCGCCGAAAACATTTAAGCAGCCTCTGCCAGAAATTTATGCCTTTGTGAATGAACTAAAAGTGGTGATTGATAACGAGGCCGATTTTGATTGGGCAGAATCTGAAGCGAATAAAATCAACCCCACCATCCCTAAATATCTACAACCACAATGGGAAAATTCTGACAGCAAAGATTTGATTTTTCAGTACATTCTCAAACATCCAGATTGGCGACTCGGCTTACAAACGCACAAGTTTTTGGGGGTACAGTAA
- the queC gene encoding 7-cyano-7-deazaguanine synthase QueC, which translates to MQKAVVLLSGGLDSATSAAQAIADGFEVIALSFRYGQKHSRELEAAKQIAIQLGITEHFVMDVNLSQWGGSSLTDSTQEIPKDGVQTDMIPSTYVPGRNTVFLALALSLAEAKEAEAIYLGINAVDYSGYPDCRPEYLEAYQTLANLSSKAGIEGHAPKLVAPLVLDSKVEIVQKAIKLGVVIADTWSCYEGGEQACGVCDSCRIRDEALIKAGYPELTSQSKA; encoded by the coding sequence ATGCAAAAAGCCGTTGTTTTACTTTCCGGTGGTCTCGATTCTGCCACTAGTGCCGCCCAGGCGATCGCCGATGGTTTTGAAGTGATTGCGTTGTCATTTCGATATGGCCAAAAACATAGTCGCGAACTCGAAGCGGCAAAACAAATTGCCATTCAGCTCGGCATCACTGAGCATTTTGTGATGGATGTAAATCTGTCTCAATGGGGTGGCTCATCCCTGACTGATTCTACTCAAGAAATCCCGAAAGACGGCGTGCAAACGGATATGATTCCCTCAACCTATGTGCCAGGGCGCAATACTGTGTTTTTAGCCTTAGCCTTATCCCTAGCAGAAGCGAAAGAAGCAGAGGCCATTTATTTGGGTATCAATGCTGTGGACTATTCTGGCTATCCTGATTGTCGTCCAGAATATCTTGAGGCCTATCAAACCCTTGCAAATCTCTCCTCAAAAGCGGGTATCGAAGGCCATGCGCCAAAATTAGTTGCGCCTCTTGTCCTCGATAGCAAAGTCGAAATTGTTCAAAAAGCAATCAAACTCGGTGTGGTGATCGCCGACACATGGTCGTGTTATGAAGGCGGAGAGCAAGCTTGTGGCGTATGTGATTCCTGTCGTATTCGCGATGAAGCCTTAATTAAAGCGGGTTACCCAGAACTAACAAGCCAAAGCAAAGCATAA
- a CDS encoding ubiquinol-cytochrome c reductase iron-sulfur subunit, which yields MERRKFMGLFGVGMFASSLPIVLAACSNNTTEEITETIEETATEAGETAIAKAEEAGATIAGFTKVGDAGQLTEGGTISSEVNGKKVYVFQNPNDESIVALDPTCNHQGCPVKLDGSELECSCHGSLFKLDGSYVSGPATEGLAVYEVKEEGTDIYVKVG from the coding sequence ATGGAACGCCGTAAATTTATGGGGTTATTTGGAGTTGGGATGTTTGCCTCATCTCTACCCATCGTATTGGCTGCATGCTCCAATAATACAACTGAGGAAATCACAGAAACAATCGAAGAGACTGCTACAGAAGCAGGTGAAACGGCGATCGCCAAAGCCGAAGAAGCAGGAGCAACCATCGCTGGTTTTACTAAAGTTGGCGATGCAGGTCAGCTTACTGAGGGTGGAACTATTTCTAGCGAAGTTAATGGAAAAAAAGTCTACGTTTTCCAAAACCCAAATGACGAAAGTATTGTTGCCCTAGACCCAACTTGCAATCACCAAGGCTGCCCTGTCAAGCTTGATGGTAGCGAACTTGAATGCAGTTGCCATGGCTCTCTCTTTAAACTCGATGGCAGCTATGTTTCTGGCCCTGCCACCGAGGGCTTAGCTGTCTATGAAGTGAAAGAAGAAGGCACCGATATCTACGTCAAAGTGGGCTAG
- a CDS encoding response regulator, with product MNVFILHQSDLQVRVWKKILKSQGIAVYTLNFDQDLKQQLLSEEITNKRSPDALLIDKTLPNLDPAEFCDWLSSRSQSVPVILIDEQVHKSNPIARQSVKQAGVFDLVPQFASETIAIDAITASKCITSALNTPLIKENLSSCIVEIQQEFRASASSDFDDQGSAQGSSFLNSITKSSHTRRNTQSADIDNTETSDSPPKQKKTQKKSTRKYRGRDY from the coding sequence GTGAATGTTTTTATTTTGCACCAATCAGATTTACAAGTTCGTGTCTGGAAAAAAATATTAAAATCTCAAGGAATTGCAGTATATACACTGAATTTTGACCAAGATTTAAAGCAACAACTATTAAGTGAAGAAATCACAAATAAACGTTCGCCAGATGCACTTTTAATTGATAAGACATTACCCAATCTTGACCCAGCTGAATTCTGTGATTGGCTTAGTTCTCGATCCCAATCAGTGCCAGTGATTTTAATTGATGAACAAGTCCATAAAAGTAATCCGATTGCCCGGCAAAGTGTCAAACAAGCAGGTGTCTTTGATCTCGTTCCTCAATTTGCATCGGAAACCATAGCAATTGATGCAATCACTGCCTCAAAATGCATCACATCAGCCCTTAATACACCACTAATTAAAGAGAATTTGTCGAGTTGCATTGTTGAGATTCAACAGGAATTTAGAGCAAGTGCATCATCTGATTTTGATGACCAAGGCTCAGCTCAAGGCTCTTCTTTTTTGAATTCCATCACCAAAAGTTCTCATACTAGAAGGAATACCCAGTCTGCGGATATAGACAACACAGAAACATCTGATAGCCCTCCAAAACAAAAAAAGACTCAGAAAAAATCGACACGCAAATATCGTGGTCGAGATTATTAA